The Salmo salar unplaced genomic scaffold, Ssal_v3.1, whole genome shotgun sequence genome includes a region encoding these proteins:
- the LOC123733075 gene encoding collagen alpha-2(I) chain-like, whose product MSLGLSGASTSLGLSGASTSLGLSGASTSLGLSGASTSLGLSGASTSLGLSGASTSLGLSGASTSLGLSGASTSLGLSGASTSPGLSGASTSLGLSGASTSLGLSGASTSLGLSGASTSLGLSGASTSLGLSGASTSLGLSGASTSLGLSGASTSLGLSGASTSLGLSGASTSLGLSGASMSLGLSGASTSLGLSGASTSLGLSGASTSLGLSGASTSLGLSGASTSLGLSGASTSLGLSGASTSLGLSGASTSLGLSGASTSLGLSGASTSLGLSGASTSLGLSGASTSLGLSGASTSLGLSGASMSLGLSGASTSLGLSGASTSLGLSGASTSLGLSGASTFL is encoded by the coding sequence ATGTCACTAGGACTCTCTGGTGCCTCCACGTCACTAGGACTCTCTGGTGCCTCCACGTCACTAGGACTCTCTGGTGCCTCCACGTCACTAGGACTCTCTGGTGCCTCCACGTCTCTAGGACTCTCTGGTGCCTCCACGTCACTAGGACTCTCTGGTGCCTCCACGTCACTAGGACTCTCTGGTGCCTCCACGTCACTAGGACTCTCTGGTGCCTCCACGTCACTAGGACTCTCTGGTGCCTCCACGTCACCAGGACTCTCTGGTGCCTCCACGTCACTAGGACTCTCTGGTGCCTCCACGTCACTAGGACTCTCTGGTGCCTCCACGTCACTAGGACTCTCTGGTGCCTCCACGTCACTAGGACTCTCTGGTGCCTCCACGTCACTAGGACTCTCTGGTGCCTCCACGTCACTAGGACTCTCTGGTGCCTCCACGTCTCTAGGACTCTCTGGTGCCTCCACGTCACTAGGACTCTCTGGTGCCTCCACGTCTCTAGGACTCTCTGGTGCCTCCACGTCACTAGGACTCTCTGGTGCCTCCATGTCTCTAGGACTCTCTGGTGCCTCCACGTCTCTAGGACTCTCTGGTGCCTCCACGTCTCTAGGACTCTCTGGTGCCTCCACGTCTCTAGGACTCTCTGGTGCCTCCACGTCTCTAGGACTCTCTGGTGCCTCCACGTCTCTAGGACTCTCTGGTGCCTCCACGTCTCTAGGACTCTCTGGTGCCTCCACGTCACTAGGACTCTCTGGTGCCTCCACGTCTCTAGGACTCTCTGGTGCCTCCACGTCACTAGGACTCTCTGGTGCCTCCACGTCACTAGGACTCTCTGGTGCCTCCACGTCACTAGGACTCTCTGGTGCCTCCACGTCTCTAGGACTCTCTGGTGCCTCCACGTCACTAGGACTCTCTGGTGCCTCCATGTCACTAGGACTCTCTGGTGCCTCCACGTCTCTAGGACTCTCTGGTGCCTCCACGTCACTAGGACTCTCTGGTGCCTCCACGTCACTAGGACTCTCTGGTGCCTCAACGTTTCTATGA